A single genomic interval of Aegicerativicinus sediminis harbors:
- the sov gene encoding T9SS outer membrane translocon Sov/SprA, which translates to MNSTNLTISKQLHYILISIGLVFSVTLNAQQTQTDQDSTSTGFSLGRLEMPNPNSILAKYTYDPLTDRYVYTETVGNFNINYPVILTPQEYQRLILQENMRNYYKQKLDAVEGRKEGSEEEQRNLLPEFYVNSGFFETIFGGNTIEVIPQGSVEMDLGLLYTKQDNPTFSPRNRSNLTFDFDQRISLSLLGKVGTRLQVTANYDTQSTFDFQNIIKLEYTPTEDDIVRKIEVGNVSMPLNSSLITGAQSLFGVKTELQFGKTRITTVFSEQKSQSQSVLSQGGGTLDEFEIFIRDYDENRHFFLAQYFRNNYDRSLRRYPWIENNIQITRVEVWVTNRSAQTDNVRNIVAFQDLGESDIIGLNNPPAGFVNVGQNAYPDNGNNDFDPKSIGGAGSLLTEGVRDIATVDQGILVPTAEGVDFGKLENARKLIQGRDYTLHTQLGYISLNQRLLNDEILAVAFQYTVGGQVYQVGEFANDGVNATEVSNEPTTGNQVVNNNNLVLKMLKSAITNVNEPIWDLMMKNIYDTGAYQLSPDDFRLNIFYTEASPVNYIEPVEGEPFPIFDNNTPLDPTDDTPIVETPLIRLFHLDRLNFNNDPQLLGDGFFDFVPGLTVYTQNGKIIFTKVEPFGRYLFDILDTDGNPNDNDIDYEESTYDNLNQEKYVYDILYKETKTAALDEVEKNKFQLKGRYKSSGSDGIPLGAFNVPRGSVVVTAGGRVLVEGIDYTVDYQQGMVQILDEALKASNTPIKVSVENNAVFGQQTRRFTGVNVEHQFSENFVLGGTFLNLSERPITQKANFNTEPINNTILGVNGNFSTEVPFLTRLVNKLPNIDTDVPSNLSVRGEFAYLLPGAPKGTDFNDEATAYVDDFEGNQGAIDLLAPQAWNLSSRPVGLGRSYAQGDEDGSGVQNGFDRAFLNWYSIDPIFYGSRRPQGLSDDDLSSVYTRRVFIDEIFPQIDLVQGQSTVIPSLDLVYYPRERGPYNYSQDATDGILDNPEDSWAGITRQITSTDFEQANVEFIEFWLQDPFLEDATNQGGMLNINLGNISEDVLKDGRKMYENGLPEDGDVSSLLPTTTYGTVVPRNQALVYTFSTLGDQRNNQDVGLDGFNDQQEAQQFPSFAGLEDPSNDNYTYFLNTEGDIFERYKKYNGLEGNSLDVFTETNRGATTQPDVEDINRDNTMNTINSYYEYKIPITPNSLNAGNPQINDVKVRDVTLPNGEVRQVRWYQFRLPVSEPTDTIGGMTDIRSVRFARLYLEDFTQKTVMRFATLDLVRSDWRRYKLSLDEEANNANDFTEMNLGIIGLQENEGNYVSPPGVRRERLNNNNNIIRQNEQALVMEICSLEPEDSRGVYKNINVDMRQYKKLRMFIHAEESEGNNINDGEMVGFIRMGNDFTQNFYQIEVPLKISSGTSVSEREVWPEENEIDIPLAILEQIKSIGITDGTLANEDPTFYDVTPDGVVPVGPFDPYTMGQQRVAIKGNPNFGDIRVLMVGIKNPGVTKIPLCGELWFNELRLSDLDKEGGWAAIASVDTNIADFMNLSATGRQSTIGFGSVEQRPNERSRENLKQYDMVTNVNLGQLLPKKWGVQVPLNYARGEESITPEYDEYYRDIKLEALLDEADDREEREKILKRSESYTKRESISFIGVKKQRAPDVKPHFYDVENFTFNFSNNKTNHRDFEIENSLDQNVRTGMTYSYNFDPKPIEPFKKNDSLFRNRYFRLLKDFNFNPFPASFTAQSDILRRFNRQKFRDFDLTGKNIGLEELYRRNYTFNTQYAINYNVTKSLSFNFTAANSNIVRNYFIDDVINGRQDPSLDIWDGFFDPGDPNIQSQQLQVNYEIPLNKIPTFEFLRATYSYTGDFQWQKGSDLNRDLPIEDENGNVTVYNLGNSVQNANTHLLNTTLDMPKLYKYLGLVKKPTSRVTRANSRSPGAPGQPGARNPQEDEQKKAGAGTEVFNTFVGIVTAVKRIQVNYRENNGSFLPGYLRTPGFIGTLKPTFGYTFGSQRDIRDYVAGNGWLTVFPDFNQQYSEVTNRVLDVSANAEFIPDLTLDLTGNRIYADNMNENFRVEDMDGDGRLDYNSLIQNSFGNFAISTALIRTAFAKSDENGSEPFNDFRENRLIVARRLAREFYGSDNYELDEEGYPLGFGKNNQAVLLPAFIAAYQGAKVEDVKLGAFRDIPIPNWQLKYTGLMKLNWFKKNFKRFSVTHGYRSLYTVNQFRTNLDFVAADPTLLYDDQDPEVFDQSGNFKNQTLFSNINLEEQFSPLVRLDFEMQNSVKILAEVGTGRILSLSFDNNLLTEIQNKDYTLGLGYRIKDVRIRSKLAGPTQIIKSDLNLKADISLRDNKTIIRYLDLENNQVTAGQTLWRLNFAADYAFSKNLTGIFYFDYSFSEYAISTAFPQTTIRSGITLRYNFGN; encoded by the coding sequence TTGAATTCTACTAACCTAACTATTTCAAAACAATTACATTACATACTTATATCTATTGGGCTTGTCTTTTCTGTTACTTTAAATGCGCAGCAAACTCAAACCGATCAAGATAGTACTAGTACAGGCTTTTCTTTAGGCAGGCTTGAAATGCCTAACCCAAATAGTATTTTAGCCAAATATACTTACGACCCTTTAACAGACCGCTATGTTTATACAGAAACGGTGGGCAATTTCAATATTAACTATCCCGTAATCTTAACACCACAAGAATACCAGCGTTTAATTCTGCAAGAGAATATGCGCAATTATTATAAGCAAAAACTTGATGCAGTTGAGGGAAGGAAAGAAGGCTCAGAAGAGGAACAACGAAATTTATTGCCTGAATTTTATGTCAATTCAGGGTTTTTTGAAACTATTTTTGGTGGTAATACAATTGAAGTAATTCCTCAAGGATCAGTTGAAATGGATTTGGGGTTACTATATACCAAACAAGACAACCCAACATTTTCTCCGAGAAATAGATCTAATTTAACCTTTGATTTCGACCAAAGAATTAGTCTTAGTTTATTAGGGAAAGTTGGTACGCGTTTGCAGGTAACAGCAAATTATGATACCCAGTCAACTTTCGATTTTCAGAATATAATAAAGTTAGAGTATACCCCAACAGAGGATGATATTGTTAGAAAGATTGAAGTTGGTAATGTAAGTATGCCGTTGAATAGTTCTCTTATTACCGGTGCCCAAAGTTTATTTGGCGTGAAGACTGAGCTGCAATTTGGTAAAACTAGAATAACAACCGTATTCTCTGAACAGAAATCCCAATCCCAATCTGTTCTTTCTCAAGGAGGAGGAACCTTGGACGAATTTGAAATATTCATAAGGGATTATGATGAAAATAGACACTTCTTCTTGGCGCAATATTTTAGAAACAATTATGATAGATCCTTAAGGCGATATCCTTGGATTGAAAACAACATTCAAATAACAAGGGTTGAAGTTTGGGTGACAAACAGAAGTGCACAGACTGATAATGTTAGAAATATTGTTGCCTTTCAAGATTTAGGAGAATCTGATATTATTGGATTGAATAATCCTCCTGCAGGTTTCGTTAATGTTGGTCAAAATGCCTATCCGGATAATGGTAATAACGACTTTGACCCAAAGAGCATAGGTGGTGCGGGTTCCCTTCTAACAGAAGGGGTGCGCGATATAGCTACCGTCGATCAGGGAATTCTGGTTCCGACTGCAGAAGGTGTCGATTTCGGTAAACTTGAAAATGCCCGTAAACTAATTCAAGGTAGAGACTATACCTTGCACACCCAACTCGGGTATATCTCTCTTAATCAAAGGTTGTTGAATGACGAAATTTTGGCTGTAGCATTTCAATACACCGTTGGAGGTCAGGTGTATCAGGTTGGTGAATTTGCAAATGACGGTGTTAATGCAACAGAAGTCAGTAATGAGCCAACCACAGGAAACCAAGTGGTTAACAATAACAATTTGGTATTAAAAATGCTCAAAAGCGCTATCACCAATGTTAATGAGCCAATTTGGGATCTTATGATGAAAAACATCTACGACACTGGCGCATACCAATTGTCGCCGGATGATTTCAGATTGAATATCTTTTATACAGAAGCCTCACCCGTAAACTATATTGAGCCTGTGGAGGGAGAACCTTTCCCCATATTCGATAATAATACCCCTCTCGATCCAACCGATGATACCCCAATTGTTGAAACGCCTTTGATTCGGTTATTCCATTTAGATCGACTTAATTTCAACAATGATCCTCAATTATTGGGAGATGGGTTTTTTGATTTCGTCCCAGGTCTAACAGTATATACCCAAAATGGTAAAATTATATTTACAAAGGTTGAGCCGTTTGGCCGTTATCTTTTTGATATTTTAGATACTGACGGTAATCCCAACGACAATGACATAGACTACGAAGAGAGTACTTATGACAACCTAAACCAAGAAAAATATGTTTACGATATCCTTTATAAAGAAACCAAGACCGCTGCGTTAGACGAGGTTGAGAAAAACAAATTCCAACTAAAGGGTCGTTACAAATCCTCCGGTAGCGATGGTATACCATTAGGGGCATTTAATGTTCCAAGGGGATCTGTAGTTGTTACCGCTGGTGGTAGGGTTTTAGTAGAGGGAATTGATTATACAGTTGATTATCAACAGGGGATGGTTCAAATTTTGGACGAGGCACTTAAAGCTTCCAATACCCCGATAAAAGTTTCTGTAGAAAACAATGCGGTTTTTGGTCAACAAACTAGGCGATTTACTGGTGTTAATGTTGAACACCAATTCAGTGAAAATTTTGTATTGGGCGGTACATTCCTTAACCTTTCCGAACGACCTATCACCCAAAAAGCAAATTTTAATACAGAGCCAATTAATAATACAATTTTAGGGGTTAATGGTAATTTTTCAACAGAGGTGCCATTTCTTACAAGGTTGGTAAACAAGTTGCCCAATATTGATACAGATGTGCCTTCAAATTTATCAGTCAGAGGAGAATTTGCATATTTACTGCCTGGAGCGCCTAAAGGAACCGATTTTAATGATGAAGCAACCGCTTATGTAGATGATTTTGAAGGTAACCAAGGGGCGATTGACCTTTTGGCTCCACAAGCCTGGAATTTGTCTAGTAGACCTGTTGGCTTAGGACGAAGTTATGCTCAGGGAGATGAGGATGGTTCTGGAGTTCAAAATGGATTCGATAGGGCTTTTTTGAACTGGTATTCAATAGACCCAATTTTTTATGGTAGTAGAAGGCCACAAGGATTGTCTGACGATGATTTATCTAGCGTTTATACCAGAAGAGTTTTTATAGATGAGATTTTTCCACAGATAGATTTAGTGCAAGGGCAGTCTACAGTAATCCCTTCATTAGATTTAGTGTATTATCCGCGTGAAAGAGGTCCATACAACTATAGTCAAGATGCTACTGATGGGATTTTGGATAATCCTGAAGATAGTTGGGCTGGGATAACAAGACAAATTACTTCTACAGATTTTGAACAAGCCAATGTGGAGTTTATTGAGTTTTGGCTACAGGATCCGTTTTTGGAAGATGCCACCAACCAAGGAGGGATGCTCAATATAAATCTTGGTAATATTTCAGAGGATGTATTAAAGGACGGTAGAAAAATGTACGAAAATGGTCTGCCCGAAGACGGTGATGTATCTTCTCTTCTTCCGACCACAACATATGGAACCGTCGTTCCAAGAAACCAAGCTTTGGTATATACCTTTTCCACTTTAGGTGATCAAAGAAACAATCAGGACGTTGGTCTGGATGGGTTCAATGATCAACAAGAAGCACAACAATTTCCTTCCTTTGCTGGCCTTGAGGATCCATCAAATGACAACTACACCTATTTCCTAAATACCGAAGGTGATATTTTTGAACGATATAAAAAATACAATGGTCTAGAAGGAAACTCTTTAGATGTCTTCACCGAAACCAATCGTGGCGCAACTACACAGCCAGATGTGGAGGATATCAATAGAGATAATACCATGAATACCATCAACAGTTATTATGAGTATAAAATTCCAATAACACCTAATTCCTTAAATGCTGGAAACCCTCAAATTAATGATGTAAAAGTAAGGGATGTTACCCTTCCAAACGGTGAAGTTAGGCAGGTTAGATGGTACCAATTTAGATTGCCGGTGAGCGAGCCTACCGATACAATCGGTGGCATGACAGATATACGCTCAGTGAGATTTGCAAGACTTTATCTAGAAGACTTTACCCAAAAAACTGTTATGCGTTTTGCGACTTTGGATTTGGTAAGAAGTGATTGGAGGCGTTATAAACTTTCGCTAGATGAGGAGGCGAATAATGCGAACGATTTTACGGAAATGAACCTTGGTATTATTGGTCTTCAAGAAAATGAGGGAAACTATGTCTCACCTCCTGGAGTAAGAAGGGAACGGCTAAACAATAACAATAACATTATTAGGCAGAATGAGCAGGCGCTGGTAATGGAAATCTGCAGTTTAGAGCCTGAGGATTCGAGGGGTGTTTATAAAAATATAAATGTAGACATGCGACAGTATAAAAAGCTGCGGATGTTTATACATGCCGAAGAATCGGAGGGGAATAATATCAATGATGGGGAAATGGTAGGTTTTATCCGAATGGGTAATGACTTTACACAGAACTTTTATCAAATTGAAGTTCCATTAAAAATTTCGTCAGGTACAAGTGTTTCTGAACGTGAAGTTTGGCCAGAAGAAAACGAAATAGATATTCCTCTTGCGATATTGGAACAAATTAAATCCATTGGAATAACTGATGGAACCCTTGCTAATGAAGATCCTACTTTTTATGACGTTACTCCTGATGGTGTAGTGCCGGTTGGACCATTTGATCCTTATACAATGGGGCAACAAAGAGTGGCGATAAAGGGGAATCCCAATTTCGGCGATATTAGGGTCTTAATGGTGGGCATTAAAAACCCTGGGGTTACAAAAATTCCATTGTGTGGAGAGCTGTGGTTTAATGAATTGCGGCTTTCAGATCTAGACAAAGAAGGTGGATGGGCCGCTATTGCAAGTGTTGATACAAACATTGCGGATTTTATGAATCTAAGCGCAACAGGTAGGCAATCGACGATTGGTTTTGGTTCAGTTGAACAACGGCCAAATGAACGGAGCCGAGAGAATTTGAAGCAATATGACATGGTTACCAATGTTAACCTTGGTCAACTGCTCCCTAAAAAATGGGGTGTTCAAGTGCCGTTGAATTATGCAAGGGGAGAAGAGTCAATAACACCCGAGTACGATGAATATTATCGAGATATTAAGTTAGAAGCCTTACTTGATGAAGCTGATGATAGAGAAGAACGTGAAAAGATTTTAAAACGATCTGAAAGTTATACAAAACGTGAAAGCATTAGTTTTATAGGAGTGAAAAAACAAAGGGCGCCTGATGTAAAACCTCATTTTTATGATGTGGAGAATTTCACCTTTAACTTTTCCAATAACAAAACTAATCACAGGGATTTTGAAATAGAAAATTCCTTAGATCAGAACGTAAGGACGGGAATGACCTACAGTTATAATTTTGACCCTAAACCTATTGAGCCTTTTAAAAAGAATGATTCACTATTTAGAAACAGATATTTTAGGCTGCTGAAAGATTTCAATTTTAATCCTTTTCCAGCAAGTTTTACTGCGCAGAGTGATATACTTAGGAGATTCAATAGACAGAAATTCAGGGATTTTGATTTAACTGGTAAGAATATTGGGCTTGAAGAATTATACAGGAGAAACTATACTTTCAATACTCAATATGCTATTAATTACAATGTCACTAAATCTTTAAGTTTCAATTTTACTGCAGCAAACAGTAATATTGTTCGCAATTATTTTATTGATGATGTAATAAATGGTAGGCAAGATCCTTCGTTGGATATTTGGGATGGATTCTTTGACCCGGGTGATCCTAATATTCAATCGCAACAATTACAGGTCAATTACGAAATTCCATTAAACAAGATTCCAACTTTTGAATTTTTAAGAGCGACTTATTCCTATACTGGAGATTTTCAATGGCAAAAAGGATCAGATTTGAATCGTGATCTTCCTATTGAGGATGAAAACGGTAATGTTACCGTCTACAACTTGGGTAACTCAGTTCAAAACGCTAATACACATTTGCTTAATACAACTTTAGATATGCCTAAATTGTATAAGTATTTAGGGTTGGTTAAAAAACCTACAAGCAGAGTTACTCGTGCTAATTCGCGATCTCCTGGAGCACCGGGACAGCCGGGAGCTCGAAATCCTCAAGAGGATGAGCAGAAGAAAGCGGGTGCAGGAACAGAGGTATTCAATACTTTTGTAGGAATAGTTACAGCAGTAAAGAGGATACAAGTTAATTACCGCGAAAATAATGGCTCATTTCTACCGGGTTATTTGCGTACGCCGGGCTTTATTGGAACCCTGAAACCTACTTTTGGTTATACCTTTGGTAGCCAACGAGACATAAGGGATTATGTAGCAGGGAATGGATGGTTAACTGTTTTCCCAGACTTCAATCAGCAGTATTCAGAAGTCACCAATAGAGTTCTAGATGTTTCTGCAAATGCTGAGTTTATTCCAGATCTAACCTTAGATTTAACTGGGAACAGAATTTATGCAGACAATATGAATGAGAATTTCCGTGTCGAGGATATGGATGGCGATGGTAGACTAGACTATAATTCTCTTATACAAAACAGCTTCGGAAATTTTGCCATCTCAACAGCGCTAATTAGAACTGCCTTTGCAAAAAGTGATGAAAATGGTTCAGAACCTTTTAATGACTTCCGTGAAAATCGATTAATTGTTGCAAGAAGATTGGCTAGAGAGTTTTACGGCAGCGATAATTATGAGCTAGACGAAGAAGGTTATCCTCTTGGTTTCGGTAAGAATAATCAAGCCGTTCTTTTACCAGCCTTTATCGCTGCATATCAAGGGGCAAAGGTTGAAGACGTAAAACTCGGAGCATTTCGGGATATACCAATTCCTAATTGGCAATTGAAATACACCGGATTAATGAAGCTAAATTGGTTCAAGAAAAATTTCAAAAGGTTCTCAGTTACTCATGGTTATCGTTCTTTATACACAGTGAACCAGTTTAGGACGAATCTCGACTTTGTTGCAGCAGATCCAACATTGCTATATGATGACCAAGACCCAGAGGTTTTTGATCAATCTGGAAACTTCAAAAATCAGACTCTTTTCAGTAATATTAACTTAGAAGAACAATTTAGCCCATTGGTTCGCCTTGATTTTGAAATGCAGAATTCTGTAAAAATATTGGCTGAAGTAGGGACTGGTAGGATTCTTTCTTTGAGTTTTGATAATAATTTATTGACAGAAATTCAAAATAAGGATTATACACTAGGATTGGGATACCGTATAAAAGATGTGCGTATACGATCCAAACTTGCTGGACCTACGCAAATAATAAAAAGTGATTTAAACCTCAAGGCAGATATATCTTTACGAGATAATAAAACGATTATACGTTATTTAGATTTGGAAAATAATCAAGTTACAGCAGGTCAGACTTTATGGAGGTTGAATTTTGCTGCAGATTATGCATTTAGTAAAAACTTAACTGGGATATTTTATTTTGATTATTCGTTCTCTGAATATGCCATTTCTACCGCCTTCCCTCAAACTACTATCAGAAGTGGAATTACCTTACGTTATAATTTCGGAAATTAG
- the ruvA gene encoding Holliday junction branch migration protein RuvA: MITHVQGRLVEKNPTDVVIDCNGVGYLLNISLHTYSQIPNNEHLKLYTHLLIREDSHTLYGFSTLVEREIFRLLISVSGVGASTARTMLSSLSPEDVREAIAHDDVRLIQSVKGIGAKTAQRVILDLKDKILKTYNLDELSVNRSNTSKDEALSALEVLGFNKKQAERVVDKIVKQDPDANVETVIKEALKNL, encoded by the coding sequence ATGATTACTCACGTTCAGGGGAGATTGGTGGAAAAGAATCCAACAGATGTAGTTATAGATTGTAACGGTGTCGGTTATCTCCTAAATATTTCACTGCACACCTATTCTCAAATCCCTAATAACGAACATCTTAAGCTGTATACACATTTATTGATAAGGGAAGATTCTCATACCTTATATGGCTTTTCGACTTTGGTAGAAAGGGAAATTTTTCGACTATTGATTTCTGTTAGCGGGGTTGGTGCAAGCACTGCTCGTACTATGCTCAGTTCCTTATCGCCTGAAGATGTCCGTGAGGCGATTGCTCATGATGATGTAAGGTTGATTCAGTCAGTTAAAGGAATTGGAGCAAAAACAGCGCAAAGGGTTATTCTAGATCTTAAGGACAAAATTCTCAAAACTTACAATCTTGATGAACTTTCTGTTAATAGAAGCAATACAAGTAAAGATGAAGCGTTATCAGCTTTGGAGGTGCTTGGATTTAATAAAAAACAGGCCGAACGTGTCGTGGATAAAATTGTAAAACAAGATCCGGATGCTAATGTAGAAACCGTTATAAAAGAAGCTTTAAAAAACTTATAA
- a CDS encoding NADP-dependent malic enzyme yields MSKQSRRREALVYHAKPTPGKIKVVPTKKYASQRDLSLAYSPGVAEPCLEIEKKKDNVYKYTTKGNLVAVISNGTAVLGLGNIGPEASKPVMEGKGLLFKIFADIDVFDIEVDTENVEEFIQTVKNIAPTFGGINLEDIKAPEAFEIERRLKEELDIPVMHDDQHGTAIISAAALINALELADKNIEDVSIVISGAGAAAISCSRLYQSCGARKENMVMLDSKGVIRKDRENLSAEKSEFATHKDCNTLEEAMENADVFIGLSMADLVTPKMLLSMSENPIVFAMANPDPEIAYDLAVATRNDIIMATGRSDHPNQVNNVLGFPFIFRGALDVRATKINEEMKMAAVHALAKLAKEPVPEQVNIAYGETFLSFGRDYIIPKPFDPRLIAVVPPAVAKAAIDSGVAKFPIPDWDKYTDSLLERLGSDNKIVRLLLNRAKMNPKRVVFAEADRLDVLKAAQIVQDEGVAIPILLGRKDAIKKLMKSIDYDGEVTIIDPKSDEEEERKNKYAEVYWRQRRRKGVTLYSAQQVMRERNYFAAMMVNEGDADALISGYSRSYPTVLKPMLELIGLTPGATRVAATNLLMTQRGPMFLSDTSINIDPPAKDLAKIAQMTARTVKMFGMEPVMAMVSYSNFGSSKNERASKVRDAVSLLHRNCPELIVDGEVQTDFALNSEMLQEIFPFSKLAGKKVNTLIFPNIESANITYKLIKELEKSDNIGPIMMGMRKPVHILQLGASVDEIVNMAAIAVVDAQQKEKKELDLKELQEI; encoded by the coding sequence ATGAGTAAGCAGAGCCGTCGCCGCGAAGCACTGGTTTATCACGCCAAACCAACTCCTGGAAAAATAAAAGTAGTTCCCACCAAAAAGTATGCAAGTCAACGAGATTTGTCTTTGGCCTATTCTCCTGGTGTTGCTGAGCCTTGTTTGGAAATCGAAAAGAAAAAAGACAACGTCTATAAATATACTACTAAGGGTAATTTAGTGGCGGTAATTTCTAATGGAACAGCTGTTTTAGGTCTTGGGAATATTGGACCTGAGGCGTCAAAGCCTGTAATGGAGGGTAAGGGCTTGCTTTTCAAGATATTCGCTGATATTGATGTTTTTGATATTGAGGTTGATACTGAGAATGTAGAGGAATTTATACAGACGGTTAAGAATATAGCCCCAACATTTGGTGGTATAAATCTTGAAGACATAAAAGCTCCGGAAGCCTTCGAAATTGAACGCCGATTAAAAGAGGAATTGGATATTCCTGTAATGCATGACGATCAACATGGTACAGCTATCATTTCTGCCGCGGCCTTAATAAATGCCCTGGAGCTAGCGGATAAAAATATTGAAGATGTTTCAATAGTGATTAGCGGTGCAGGTGCAGCTGCTATTTCTTGTTCTAGACTTTACCAATCTTGTGGTGCTCGCAAGGAGAATATGGTTATGCTAGATAGTAAGGGGGTTATTAGAAAGGATCGTGAGAATCTGTCCGCAGAAAAATCAGAATTTGCTACGCATAAAGACTGCAATACTCTTGAAGAAGCTATGGAGAATGCAGATGTCTTCATTGGTTTATCGATGGCAGACCTGGTAACCCCAAAAATGCTGCTGTCTATGAGCGAGAATCCTATCGTATTTGCTATGGCAAATCCAGATCCAGAGATTGCTTACGACCTAGCAGTTGCAACCCGAAACGATATTATTATGGCAACTGGTCGAAGCGACCATCCTAACCAAGTTAATAATGTATTAGGATTTCCATTTATTTTTCGCGGAGCATTAGATGTAAGGGCTACAAAGATTAATGAAGAGATGAAAATGGCTGCAGTTCATGCTTTGGCTAAGTTGGCTAAGGAGCCAGTTCCGGAGCAAGTTAATATTGCTTATGGTGAAACGTTCTTAAGCTTTGGTAGAGATTATATAATTCCAAAACCTTTCGATCCTAGGTTGATTGCGGTTGTCCCACCTGCTGTTGCAAAAGCGGCAATTGATAGTGGGGTGGCAAAATTTCCTATTCCAGATTGGGATAAATACACTGATTCATTGTTAGAACGTCTAGGTTCAGATAATAAGATTGTAAGATTATTATTGAACCGTGCTAAAATGAATCCTAAGAGAGTTGTGTTTGCAGAAGCGGATCGATTAGATGTCCTTAAGGCTGCGCAGATTGTCCAAGATGAAGGTGTTGCAATTCCTATTCTTTTAGGAAGAAAAGATGCCATCAAAAAATTGATGAAAAGCATCGATTATGATGGAGAGGTTACGATCATCGACCCAAAATCTGACGAAGAGGAGGAGCGTAAAAATAAATATGCGGAAGTTTATTGGAGGCAAAGAAGAAGAAAAGGTGTTACCCTATATTCTGCCCAACAAGTAATGCGCGAGCGCAATTATTTTGCAGCTATGATGGTAAATGAGGGGGATGCTGATGCTTTAATTTCAGGTTATTCAAGAAGTTATCCAACGGTTTTAAAGCCGATGTTAGAGTTAATCGGTTTAACTCCAGGTGCAACTAGGGTTGCTGCAACCAATCTGCTAATGACCCAGCGTGGCCCCATGTTTTTAAGCGATACGTCTATCAATATAGATCCACCGGCAAAAGATCTTGCTAAAATTGCTCAGATGACAGCCCGCACTGTTAAAATGTTTGGGATGGAACCCGTAATGGCAATGGTTTCTTATTCCAATTTCGGGTCTTCTAAGAATGAAAGAGCCTCTAAAGTTAGAGATGCTGTTTCCCTTCTTCATAGAAATTGCCCAGAGTTAATTGTTGACGGTGAGGTGCAAACAGATTTTGCCCTAAACAGTGAGATGTTACAAGAGATTTTTCCATTTTCAAAATTGGCTGGTAAAAAAGTTAATACACTTATTTTCCCTAATATAGAATCAGCAAATATTACCTATAAATTAATTAAGGAATTAGAAAAGTCTGATAATATAGGTCCAATAATGATGGGTATGCGAAAACCTGTCCATATTTTACAACTTGGGGCGAGCGTTGATGAAATTGTAAATATGGCGGCAATAGCAGTTGTAGATGCTCAGCAAAAAGAAAAGAAAGAATTGGACTTAAAAGAATTACAAGAAATTTGA